AATGCCAATCGCGCCTATGAGAACAACCATTTCGGCCGCACCATCCTGTTCGGTGCGCGTGTGAAAATGTAGTTTCGAACCGCCTTTCCTCCCCTCCGGACGTCGCCACCCCGTGGCGGCGTCCGTCTTGTTTGTGCTGGAGTCACGCCGATGTTCGACCGTCGCACCGCAATCTTGGGAACCCTGGCGGGCGGGCTCGCTGCGCCCGCGCTCGCGGTCGCGCAAACAGCGCCGCCGCGCATAGGGGCGACCACACCGGTTCCCGGCTTGCCAGAGCCTGACGAAACAATCGACCTGTGGCCGAAGGGTGCCCCCGGCAAGCTGAGCCCGCCAATCGTCGAGACGGTCGACGAGCGCAGCAAGGATGCCTCCCTTACCGATCGCGCGGTACACGGCATCTCCTGTCCACGCCTTATCGTGTTCCGCCCTCGCATCCCCAATGGATCCGCGGTGCTGGTCGCCCCCGGCGGCGGCTATGTCCGCGTCGTGATCGACAAGGAAGGCTATGAGATCGGGCGCTGGCTCGCGGCGCGCGGGTTCACGGTCTTCGTCTTGTTTTACCGCCTGCCGGGCGACGGCTGGGCGGCGGGGCCCAATGTCGCGCTCGCCGATGCGCAGCGCGCCATGCGGATCATCCGCGCCCGCGCGCGCGACTATGGCATCGTGCCGGAGCGCGTTGCTGCGATGGGTTTTTCGGCCGGTGGCCATGTCGTGGGCGATCTGGCGACGCGCTTTGCCGCGCCGGTCTATGCCCCGGTCGATTCCGCCGATCGCTTGAGCGCACGGCCAGATGCGGCCGCGTTGATCTATGCCGTCCAGTCGATGATGCCCGCGCTCGCGCACCCCGGCTCACGCGATCTGCTCATCGGCCCGGATGCGAGTGCGGCGTCAGCGGCGACACATAGCACGGCCAACAATGTCTCGGCCCAGACGCCACCCTGCTTCCTCGTCCATGCCGAGGATGATTCGGTCGTGAAGGTCGAAAACAGCATCGAGTTCCGCGCGGCGTGCAAGCGCGCGGGCGTGGCGGTCGAGACACATCTGTTCACCAATGGCGGCCACGGTTTCGGCCTGCGCCGCGCAATGGGCAAACCGGCCGAGGCGTGGCCCGACCTGTTTCTGGCCTGGGCGAGGACACAAGGACTCGGCTAAGCGCGCGACGCGAGTCAGGACGTGCAGGATCTCCCCGCGAGCCGCACTGAGTGAGCGCCGGTCGGGACTGAGCGGGGCGCATCGGGCTGACGCGCAAAGCCGTTGATGTCCAGTCCGATCCTATAATCGGCACAATGCCTTTTTGACGGTGCTGCGCGAAGTCGCGCGCGGCGATGCGCCGCGCTGACGATCGCGTTGAGCGCGATAGCCGCAGACGTTCGACGCACCCGCGCCTTTGCGAAAAATGCAATCCAGCAAACGTTACGCTCGGGAGTCATCCTATAAAGGAGATGTCATGCTCAAGGCGATCCCTGGATCGCCACGGTTTCCAACCAGTCGGTGCGACGCGTCGATCAATCATCCAGCAACAGGTTTACAGAATGAAAACGAGCTTCTTGATGTTCACAGTCGCGCCGTTGGCGCTGATACTTCCAGGCCTGGCCAACGCGGCAGCCGCCACGCCGACACCGGCGGCCGAGAAGCGCGTTGCCGCCGATCAGCAGTCGGATGCACCCGCCGAAAAGGCACCGGTCGAAGAGGCGTTCACCACCGGCGTCGCAAAGGGCCGTGACCGCCTCGACAGTGCGACGTCGACCAGCGCGCTGAGAAGCAGCGAGATCGAGAAGCTGAGCGCACGCTCGCTTGGCGACATCCTGCGCAACATTCCGGGCATTCGCACCGAATCTTCGACCGGTGATGGTAACTCCAGCTACACGATCCGCGGCCTGCCGCTGGCAGCCGGTGGCTCGAAGTTCATGCAGCTCGAGGAAGACGGCCTGCCCGTTCTCGAATTCGGCGACTTCTTTAACCTCGGTTCGGACATTTTCATCCGCGCCGATTTCAATCTAGCCGCGATCGAAGCGATCCGCGGTGGTTCGGCCTCGACCTTTGCGTCGAATTCGCCCGGCGGCGTGATCAACCTGATCTCCAAGACCGGCGATACCGAGGGCGGCGCGATCCAGCTCACCAGCGGCGTCGGCTATGACATGAAGCGCGTCGATTTCGATTACGGCACGAAGATCAGCGACACGCTCCGCTTCCATGTCGGCGGATTCTATCGCTCGGGCGAGGGCATCCGCCGCGTCGGCTACAACGCCTTTGAGGGCGGCCAGGTGAAGTTCAACGTCACCAAGACCTTCGACAATGGCTATATCCGCCTGTCGGGCAAGTATCTCGACGACCGTTCGCCGCAATATATGTCGGGCCCGGTGCGCATCACCGGCACCAACGACAACCCGACCTATAGCAGCGTGCCGAATTTCGACATTTTGCGGGACTCGGTCCTGTCGCGCAATATCAGCGGGATCATCGGATTCGACGAGAACAACCAGCCTTCCCGCACGTCGCTCCACGACGGGATGCGCGCCAAGGTACAGTCGATCGGTCTGGAAACGCAGTTCGAGGTCGCCGGCTGGTCGATCACCGAAAAAGCGCGCTATTCGAAGATTTCGGGCAGCGTCGCGCGGGATCTGATCTCGCCTTATTTTGCCGGCGTTGCGATCCCAGGCACGATCACCCCCGGCGGCACGCTGAGCTATGCCAACGGGCCGCGCACTGGGCAGATCATCGCCAACCCGAGCGCGCTCAACGGCAACGGCCTGGTCGGCGCGATGCTGT
Above is a genomic segment from Sphingomonas sp. HMP6 containing:
- a CDS encoding alpha/beta hydrolase — encoded protein: MFDRRTAILGTLAGGLAAPALAVAQTAPPRIGATTPVPGLPEPDETIDLWPKGAPGKLSPPIVETVDERSKDASLTDRAVHGISCPRLIVFRPRIPNGSAVLVAPGGGYVRVVIDKEGYEIGRWLAARGFTVFVLFYRLPGDGWAAGPNVALADAQRAMRIIRARARDYGIVPERVAAMGFSAGGHVVGDLATRFAAPVYAPVDSADRLSARPDAAALIYAVQSMMPALAHPGSRDLLIGPDASAASAATHSTANNVSAQTPPCFLVHAEDDSVVKVENSIEFRAACKRAGVAVETHLFTNGGHGFGLRRAMGKPAEAWPDLFLAWARTQGLG